The following are from one region of the Stigmatella ashevillena genome:
- a CDS encoding sensor histidine kinase, which yields MSGWHRRALPAPSGEESLGGKSVLGGLMHKSSVSGKFRVGRQLVEGETPCLVFEATRGRDGALKSLQCVGWNPSAEACALVHGVPCDMDRWVKRMEGLLDAAACARALETGEPYLTELHCQLGGAESWWQATAVPRGQGFSLWLKNVTDARCKDSKAREALERALEREERMAEEAAFRERFIGVLGHDLRNPLSAVMVSVRALCRYGSLSSIQQELGQRIEASAGRMSKMISDILDLTRARQSGGIPLFLLPIRLSTVCQQVVGELSAASPDRCILYDEQGCSEGVWDAERLAQVLSNLVSNALEHGGEEVPVIVRSYPQGDMQALEVHNPGPTIPADRLATLFEPFQQGGAPAAGNGRKRRGLGLGLYIVKELVQAHGGQVSVQSTAEGTTFTVLLPRDARQALAVNHTQQEKLIGMRD from the coding sequence ATGTCAGGCTGGCATCGCCGCGCGTTGCCTGCGCCGTCCGGGGAGGAGTCTCTGGGCGGCAAGAGCGTGCTGGGGGGGCTCATGCACAAGTCTTCTGTGTCCGGGAAGTTCCGGGTAGGGAGGCAGCTCGTCGAGGGCGAGACGCCATGCCTTGTCTTCGAGGCCACACGGGGCCGGGACGGGGCGCTGAAGTCCTTGCAGTGTGTGGGCTGGAACCCGAGCGCGGAGGCGTGCGCGCTCGTGCATGGCGTCCCCTGTGACATGGACCGGTGGGTGAAGCGGATGGAGGGGCTCCTGGACGCGGCGGCCTGTGCCCGCGCGCTGGAGACTGGCGAGCCCTACCTGACGGAGTTGCACTGCCAACTGGGGGGAGCGGAGTCCTGGTGGCAGGCCACGGCGGTGCCGCGCGGGCAGGGCTTCTCGCTGTGGCTGAAGAACGTGACGGACGCGCGGTGCAAGGACTCCAAGGCCCGTGAGGCGCTGGAGCGGGCCCTGGAACGTGAGGAGCGCATGGCGGAGGAGGCCGCGTTCCGCGAGCGCTTCATTGGCGTTCTGGGGCACGACCTGCGCAACCCGCTGAGCGCCGTCATGGTGTCGGTGCGGGCCCTGTGCCGTTACGGCTCGCTGTCGTCCATCCAGCAGGAGTTGGGCCAGCGCATCGAGGCGAGCGCGGGCCGCATGTCGAAGATGATCTCCGACATCCTGGACCTCACCCGGGCGCGGCAGTCGGGTGGCATTCCCCTGTTTTTGCTGCCCATCCGGCTGAGCACCGTGTGTCAGCAGGTGGTGGGAGAGCTGTCCGCCGCGTCCCCGGACCGGTGCATCCTCTATGACGAGCAGGGGTGCAGCGAGGGGGTGTGGGATGCCGAGCGGCTGGCGCAGGTGTTGAGCAACCTGGTGTCCAACGCGCTGGAGCATGGGGGCGAGGAGGTGCCGGTCATCGTCCGCAGCTATCCGCAAGGGGACATGCAGGCCCTGGAGGTGCACAACCCAGGTCCCACCATTCCCGCGGACAGGCTGGCCACGCTGTTCGAGCCTTTTCAGCAGGGGGGGGCCCCTGCTGCCGGGAACGGGCGGAAGCGCCGCGGGCTGGGGTTGGGGCTCTACATCGTGAAGGAGCTCGTCCAGGCCCATGGTGGCCAGGTGAGCGTCCAGTCCACCGCGGAGGGCACCACCTTCACGGTGCTGCTGCCCCGGGACGCCCGGCAGGCCTTGGCCGTCAACCACACCCAGCAGGAGAAGTTGATCGGGATGAGAGACTGA
- a CDS encoding ISAzo13 family transposase, producing the protein MKNVDELRTKYEAIAPLLNERSRRRWAALEARAYGYGGISAVARATGLTRNTVMAGLRELQGTEDEPISLERVRHQGAGRRRLAVTDKQLKPLLEKLVNPVTRGDPQHPLRWTSKSTPHLAAELTKQGHSVSAGTVATMLKAMGFSLQSPRKVREGGSHKDRDKQFRHINRQTQLFQKKVQPVISVDTKKKELVGLFKNGGREWQVHGKPEEVNVYDFPPLAEGKAIPYGVYDVTLNAGWVSVGVDHDTPQFAANAIREWWKHMGSKEYPAATELLIVSDSGGSNSARSRVWKIELQRLADDIRMRIHVSHMPPGTSKWNKIEHRLFCHITQNWRGRPLMSYETVVSLISHTTTRTGLKVKATLDRHLYQTGIKAADTEMKELQIKRSRFHGEWNYTFTPRSDLLK; encoded by the coding sequence ATGAAGAACGTTGACGAACTGCGAACAAAGTACGAGGCGATAGCGCCGCTCCTGAACGAACGTTCTCGTCGTCGGTGGGCGGCACTAGAGGCACGTGCCTATGGATATGGTGGCATCAGTGCTGTGGCACGCGCGACAGGACTGACACGCAACACGGTGATGGCAGGACTGCGTGAACTGCAAGGCACTGAGGATGAGCCAATCTCACTGGAGCGCGTACGGCACCAAGGCGCCGGACGCAGGCGACTGGCGGTGACGGATAAGCAACTCAAACCACTTCTGGAGAAGTTGGTAAACCCAGTTACACGAGGCGATCCACAACACCCCCTGCGTTGGACGAGCAAGAGCACGCCCCATCTTGCTGCTGAGTTGACGAAGCAGGGGCATTCTGTCAGTGCTGGCACTGTGGCGACAATGCTGAAGGCGATGGGCTTCAGCCTGCAATCTCCTCGCAAGGTACGTGAGGGCGGTTCGCACAAGGATCGAGACAAACAGTTCAGACACATCAACCGACAGACGCAGCTATTCCAAAAGAAGGTGCAACCCGTCATATCGGTAGATACCAAGAAAAAGGAGCTTGTAGGGCTCTTCAAAAACGGAGGGCGCGAGTGGCAAGTCCATGGAAAGCCCGAGGAAGTGAACGTCTATGATTTTCCTCCTCTTGCCGAAGGCAAGGCTATCCCGTACGGAGTTTATGATGTAACACTGAACGCAGGTTGGGTGAGCGTTGGTGTCGATCACGACACGCCGCAGTTTGCTGCGAATGCGATTCGTGAGTGGTGGAAACACATGGGAAGCAAAGAGTACCCGGCAGCGACGGAGCTACTCATCGTGTCTGACTCTGGGGGAAGCAACAGCGCTCGCTCGCGAGTATGGAAGATCGAGTTGCAGCGACTTGCCGATGACATCCGCATGCGCATCCATGTCAGCCACATGCCTCCGGGTACAAGTAAATGGAACAAGATCGAGCATCGACTCTTTTGCCACATCACGCAAAATTGGCGAGGTCGGCCGCTCATGAGCTATGAGACAGTAGTGAGCCTCATCAGTCACACAACAACCCGCACAGGCTTGAAGGTCAAGGCAACACTTGATCGACACCTCTATCAGACGGGGATCAAGGCGGCTGATACGGAGATGAAGGAATTACAGATCAAGCGCTCAAGATTCCATGGAGAGTGGAACTACACATTCACTCCACGCTCCGACTTGCTCAAGTAA
- the tnpC gene encoding IS66 family transposase, giving the protein MSPVEAKDVRIAELEAQLAQRDERIVQLMALVGALTQRVAELEQRLAQNSSNSSRPPSSDAPGKERRGKKPTGRRPGGQPGHKKHERRLVPPEAVQHFVELIPQQCKSCRQRLVGRDTEPQRHQVVEVPPLSAIITEYRSHALECSACGTVTRQPVPGHARGAFGDRLGALASLLVGKYRLSKRLVKDALSDMLGVELCVGSVVNLEEEMADALEPAVAQAAQSVQAATTVHADETGWVEGRENGRGKRAWLWMVATTLVALFHIAPSRGGKVARALLGEEFTGFLVTDRWSGYAWYDAGLRQVCWAHLTRDFQGFIDRGGRGGRLGKKLMRQRNLFFTWYHRVRDGTMTRQDFEKRMPEVEREVGRLLRRAAIHAEKKTAGMAREILQWEQCLWTFVDVSGLEPTNNFGDRCLRHAVMYRKTSFGTQSPQGSRFVERILTAVTTLKLQRRGVLNFLTDTLHAHRRGLQMPSLLPVADTPQLASAA; this is encoded by the coding sequence GTGAGCCCAGTCGAAGCCAAAGATGTCCGAATCGCGGAACTGGAAGCGCAGCTGGCCCAGAGAGACGAACGCATTGTGCAGTTGATGGCGCTGGTGGGTGCACTGACCCAGCGGGTGGCGGAGTTGGAGCAGAGGCTGGCGCAGAACTCCAGCAACTCCTCGCGCCCGCCCTCGTCCGATGCGCCAGGCAAAGAGCGACGAGGCAAGAAGCCCACAGGGAGGCGACCCGGAGGGCAGCCCGGCCACAAGAAGCATGAGCGAAGGCTGGTGCCGCCCGAGGCGGTGCAGCATTTCGTGGAGCTGATCCCCCAGCAGTGCAAGAGCTGTCGTCAACGGTTGGTGGGCCGGGACACCGAACCGCAGCGGCATCAAGTGGTGGAGGTGCCGCCGCTTTCGGCCATCATTACCGAGTACCGCAGCCACGCGTTGGAGTGCAGCGCGTGCGGTACGGTGACGCGACAGCCGGTGCCTGGGCACGCGCGCGGCGCCTTCGGCGATAGGTTGGGTGCCCTGGCCAGTCTGCTGGTAGGCAAGTACCGACTGTCCAAACGGCTGGTGAAGGACGCGCTGTCGGACATGTTGGGTGTCGAATTGTGTGTGGGCAGTGTCGTTAACCTCGAAGAGGAGATGGCCGACGCGCTGGAGCCAGCAGTGGCTCAAGCCGCCCAGTCCGTGCAGGCAGCCACCACGGTGCATGCGGACGAAACCGGGTGGGTGGAGGGACGCGAGAACGGCCGGGGCAAGCGTGCTTGGTTGTGGATGGTGGCCACCACGCTGGTGGCCCTCTTCCATATTGCCCCGAGTCGAGGCGGCAAGGTGGCGCGTGCCCTACTGGGGGAGGAGTTCACCGGCTTCCTCGTCACCGACAGGTGGAGCGGCTACGCGTGGTATGACGCGGGCCTGCGGCAAGTGTGCTGGGCCCACCTCACCCGAGACTTCCAGGGCTTTATCGACCGAGGCGGTAGAGGCGGGCGCCTGGGCAAGAAATTGATGCGCCAGAGGAACCTCTTCTTCACCTGGTACCACCGAGTGCGCGATGGAACCATGACTCGTCAGGACTTTGAGAAGAGAATGCCCGAAGTGGAGCGCGAGGTGGGACGACTTCTGCGCCGTGCGGCAATCCATGCGGAGAAAAAGACAGCCGGTATGGCCCGGGAGATTCTCCAATGGGAGCAGTGCCTGTGGACGTTTGTCGACGTGTCGGGCTTGGAGCCAACCAACAATTTCGGCGATAGGTGCCTGCGTCACGCCGTCATGTACAGAAAGACTTCCTTCGGCACGCAAAGCCCCCAGGGCAGCCGCTTCGTGGAACGGATCCTCACGGCTGTCACTACGCTCAAGCTCCAACGGCGCGGCGTTCTGAACTTCCTGACCGATACGTTACACGCGCACCGACGCGGTCTTCAGATGCCCTCGTTGCTGCCTGTTGCGGACACACCTCAGCTTGCCAGCGCGGCCTGA
- the sitI6 gene encoding SitI6 family double-CXXCG motif immunity protein: MKFYRSWREPSPRYTGHLNAKHPWGLPGVEPCPTCRTGGGVGGLEYPCVDLSGLPLPERKKLSDPWPVSHEEFSRLRELVRPLAPRGAVLEPGTRFGPLVGSGSGYFGQLFMQDPWSIYARREALERLREAGAQGLQGCPLNVRFRANRPPELVELQLELHGRFHPDCLPAERKSPCPTCGNDFLKLPEHLILATESLPTLVDVFRLAAWPTLIIVTERWVNAVRHLELDGLIFQELEAR; this comes from the coding sequence ATGAAGTTCTATCGGTCTTGGCGAGAACCCTCGCCTCGCTACACAGGGCATTTGAACGCCAAGCATCCATGGGGGTTGCCCGGTGTGGAGCCTTGTCCAACGTGCCGCACCGGTGGGGGCGTGGGGGGGCTTGAGTATCCGTGTGTGGACCTCTCGGGGTTGCCGCTCCCCGAGCGGAAGAAGCTGTCGGATCCCTGGCCCGTGTCACACGAAGAATTCTCTCGGTTGCGCGAACTTGTGCGTCCACTGGCACCACGCGGTGCTGTCCTCGAACCAGGGACGAGATTTGGCCCATTGGTGGGTTCCGGTTCGGGTTATTTTGGCCAGCTCTTCATGCAAGACCCTTGGTCGATCTATGCCCGTCGCGAAGCCCTGGAGCGTCTACGGGAAGCAGGGGCACAGGGGCTTCAGGGGTGCCCCCTCAATGTTCGCTTCCGAGCCAATCGTCCTCCTGAACTGGTGGAGTTGCAGTTGGAGCTACACGGCCGGTTCCATCCCGATTGTCTGCCAGCAGAGCGCAAATCTCCGTGTCCAACCTGTGGAAATGATTTCCTGAAGCTCCCGGAACACCTCATCCTTGCGACGGAGTCACTGCCCACGCTCGTTGATGTGTTTCGGCTTGCTGCGTGGCCGACGCTCATCATCGTCACCGAACGCTGGGTAAACGCTGTTCGGCATCTGGAACTGGATGGATTGATCTTCCAGGAACTGGAAGCCCGCTGA
- a CDS encoding nucleotidyltransferase domain-containing protein, whose product MATTVAQAFEKHMQHLELEENKRAKATRQQEWVFDAMRRRLGPKESILSGSYGRNTAIRPLHDIDLFLIFADTSHFRTSPPGEFLVRVQQALELEFPNKQARVQNRSVNIEFSGTGIGFDVVPAVEDARHAGWYWIPDKRMGQWIRSDPRKHLEACNEANDHAKKKLKPLIKAIKRWNSHQEKRARSFHFEALAYQTESLMLAEASYSTGLTRLFQFMEERMTQPCEDPAKLGPPIDTGVSEGDRQQIQQQLRHATRRAEQALVLERQGDMFAAIEIWQGLLGPDFQSERRPCQDNT is encoded by the coding sequence ATGGCGACCACCGTAGCACAGGCGTTTGAGAAACACATGCAACACCTGGAATTGGAGGAAAACAAAAGAGCCAAGGCGACACGGCAGCAGGAGTGGGTCTTTGATGCGATGCGTCGCAGGCTGGGACCCAAAGAGTCGATCCTCTCTGGCTCGTACGGACGGAACACCGCCATCCGTCCCCTTCATGACATCGATCTCTTCCTCATCTTCGCGGACACGAGCCATTTCCGGACATCACCCCCTGGGGAGTTCCTGGTGCGCGTCCAACAGGCCTTGGAGTTGGAGTTTCCAAACAAGCAGGCAAGGGTCCAGAACCGTTCGGTCAACATCGAGTTCAGCGGGACGGGAATTGGCTTCGATGTGGTCCCGGCCGTCGAGGATGCCCGGCATGCAGGCTGGTATTGGATTCCCGACAAGCGCATGGGGCAGTGGATCCGCAGCGATCCACGCAAGCACCTGGAGGCCTGTAATGAGGCGAACGATCACGCGAAGAAGAAACTGAAGCCGCTCATCAAGGCCATCAAACGGTGGAACTCTCACCAGGAGAAGCGGGCGCGGTCGTTCCATTTCGAAGCGCTCGCCTACCAAACCGAGAGCTTGATGCTGGCCGAGGCCAGCTATTCCACGGGCCTGACGCGCCTGTTCCAGTTCATGGAAGAACGCATGACCCAGCCGTGCGAGGACCCCGCGAAACTGGGACCACCGATTGACACGGGAGTTAGTGAAGGAGATCGCCAGCAGATTCAGCAGCAGTTGCGGCATGCGACGCGCAGGGCCGAGCAGGCTCTCGTGCTGGAGCGGCAGGGAGACATGTTTGCGGCGATTGAGATCTGGCAGGGGCTGCTGGGGCCTGATTTCCAAAGTGAGAGGCGGCCATGCCAGGACAACACGTAG
- a CDS encoding SAVED domain-containing protein has translation MTIELGRSKDPNKPHVFDGKPQAYVARGDHGKLGVASFPWDEVRELDDEFERLTPASAARERMGEILRRFLEQVLTELDGWASIEKKLLQAEHSQAPMLLRMRFSAAELFSLPWALTTLSTARSLGAIQPYVLQFEWASNRVNSKASPGHARVLFAWSDGGGDVEADLHIAAMKRACPDFDPLEDGCANVTIPGLREKLEKARKDGKPYRIIHFLCHGKELPDGTYGLSWKVPGRLEREDIVDVRRLNDMLGPFIEDLQMVVLSACHGGNPGRPGEMFGGVAHYLHRLGIPSVIASQRPLSLHGSIQMTEAFHKALCQHHACVQEAYQAAHGSLLDSSLDWASLQLFVVPQDAKQAPGQYVLFSPGTALPDNLKPELAVAYEVNFNIPPAFMEDALVERTGANPDVIVLRPLGKVREDLPATKKEWRQALKQADALVDKLGRVATRLHLFARAPLPLMFHLGWRLSQMKFLAYQYQRTGCDDWACGYDSGRPASTQQLFFRDYTLPSAEDCKAEEGRVALTIEATLAMGQEELTRWLGSEQPSTLVRLMAADGPSHTAVRGPEDAARAVKEFRSCLDRIGKIPGVKEVWLAMACPASLAAALGRGYNPKAQRRLKLFNFRMNEGYVEVPWNGGVNS, from the coding sequence GTGACCATTGAGTTGGGGCGCTCGAAGGATCCGAACAAGCCCCATGTTTTTGACGGCAAGCCGCAGGCCTACGTCGCTCGGGGGGATCATGGGAAGCTCGGAGTCGCGTCCTTCCCATGGGATGAAGTGCGCGAGCTGGATGACGAGTTTGAGCGCCTCACTCCTGCCTCTGCTGCTCGAGAGCGGATGGGGGAGATCCTTCGGAGATTCCTGGAACAGGTACTTACAGAGTTAGACGGATGGGCATCCATCGAGAAGAAGCTCCTTCAGGCGGAGCATAGTCAGGCGCCCATGCTCTTGCGGATGCGCTTCAGCGCGGCTGAACTCTTCAGCCTTCCCTGGGCACTCACAACCCTGAGCACGGCGAGAAGTTTGGGCGCAATACAGCCATACGTCCTCCAATTCGAATGGGCGAGCAATCGAGTGAACTCAAAAGCTTCGCCAGGACATGCCCGGGTGCTGTTCGCGTGGTCTGATGGTGGAGGTGATGTAGAGGCCGATCTTCACATTGCCGCCATGAAGAGGGCCTGTCCGGATTTCGATCCCCTCGAGGACGGATGTGCAAACGTCACCATTCCGGGGCTGCGTGAGAAGCTGGAGAAGGCCAGGAAGGACGGTAAGCCCTACCGCATCATCCACTTCCTGTGTCACGGGAAAGAGCTTCCTGACGGAACATATGGACTTTCCTGGAAGGTGCCGGGGCGGTTGGAACGGGAAGATATCGTTGACGTCCGCCGACTGAACGACATGTTAGGACCGTTCATCGAAGACCTCCAGATGGTCGTCCTGAGCGCATGCCATGGCGGGAATCCAGGTCGGCCAGGCGAGATGTTTGGCGGTGTGGCGCATTACCTGCATCGGCTGGGGATTCCCTCAGTCATCGCGTCGCAGCGGCCACTTTCGCTCCACGGCTCTATTCAGATGACGGAGGCGTTCCACAAAGCGCTATGTCAGCATCATGCGTGCGTGCAAGAGGCCTATCAAGCTGCGCACGGCTCCCTCCTGGACTCCTCGCTAGACTGGGCTTCGCTCCAGCTCTTCGTTGTGCCTCAGGATGCGAAACAGGCACCTGGGCAGTACGTGCTCTTTTCACCTGGGACCGCACTCCCCGACAACCTCAAGCCAGAACTGGCCGTGGCATATGAGGTGAACTTCAACATCCCACCAGCCTTTATGGAGGACGCGCTGGTCGAAAGGACTGGGGCCAATCCCGACGTTATCGTGCTCCGTCCCCTGGGGAAGGTGCGAGAGGATCTTCCTGCCACCAAGAAGGAGTGGCGGCAGGCGCTGAAGCAGGCCGATGCGCTTGTGGACAAGCTGGGAAGAGTTGCCACGCGGCTCCATCTCTTCGCGCGCGCGCCGCTTCCGCTTATGTTCCACCTGGGGTGGCGCTTGAGCCAGATGAAGTTCCTTGCCTACCAGTACCAACGAACCGGGTGTGACGACTGGGCCTGTGGATACGACTCCGGCCGACCGGCCTCTACGCAGCAGCTTTTCTTTCGAGACTACACCCTGCCAAGTGCGGAAGATTGCAAGGCCGAGGAAGGACGGGTGGCGCTGACGATAGAGGCGACCCTCGCCATGGGTCAGGAAGAATTGACGCGATGGCTGGGGAGCGAACAGCCTTCAACACTGGTTCGCCTCATGGCTGCGGATGGGCCTTCACATACCGCCGTTCGTGGCCCAGAGGATGCTGCTCGTGCAGTGAAGGAGTTTCGCTCCTGTTTGGACCGCATTGGCAAGATTCCCGGCGTCAAAGAGGTGTGGTTGGCGATGGCCTGCCCCGCGAGCCTCGCGGCGGCACTGGGGCGGGGCTACAATCCGAAGGCGCAGCGACGCCTCAAGCTCTTCAACTTCCGTATGAACGAGGGCTACGTAGAGGTTCCCTGGAACGGCGGCGTCAACTCTTGA
- a CDS encoding RNA polymerase sigma factor, which yields MMNAGERVANNFDEWHDKQHRMLLPIAKRLCWGAREIDPEDLVQEALLRFIETYPDALEDRKKDPMDGWLISVMTRHFVDLKRGAMARMKAEDDPAITRWTLGQGGGSTTYERITQERFDWAVNQLPLQQRLTLLLRAQGMRNQEIAGRLGLKSGVVAKRLFDARQKLGMLLKPYVDEGTH from the coding sequence ATGATGAACGCTGGGGAGCGCGTGGCGAACAATTTCGACGAGTGGCACGACAAGCAGCACAGGATGCTGCTGCCCATTGCGAAGAGGCTCTGCTGGGGCGCCCGGGAGATCGATCCCGAGGACTTAGTACAGGAGGCCTTGCTGCGCTTTATCGAAACCTACCCGGACGCGCTGGAAGACCGCAAGAAGGATCCAATGGATGGATGGCTCATCTCCGTGATGACACGCCATTTCGTGGATCTGAAACGAGGTGCTATGGCTCGGATGAAAGCAGAGGATGATCCGGCCATCACCCGGTGGACCCTTGGGCAAGGGGGCGGATCCACTACTTACGAACGCATCACCCAAGAGCGTTTCGATTGGGCGGTGAACCAGCTTCCCCTTCAGCAGCGCCTGACCCTCCTGCTTCGCGCTCAGGGAATGCGCAACCAGGAGATCGCTGGTCGCTTGGGCCTCAAATCTGGGGTTGTGGCCAAGCGGTTGTTCGATGCGCGTCAGAAACTCGGCATGCTGCTCAAGCCTTACGTTGATGAAGGAACCCATTGA
- a CDS encoding CHAT domain-containing protein — protein MYRDLGLPLLAMQDLALLEQHETDPGWLREARERRDRLAGVLARKARWDAADRAGDALVKNVPGAVEGALEYADMPMMRRDFYHAIRTRTSRSEVLALKPLAEALDRGSGQISVLANYVQEVSSHDFSRRAPLAQDYGQLLTQKMSDADKDALLQNFLGSGEGDIALGALLLVDRPPDSEYVSELINRAIASKDPWFKVLALQKTAKRLWQKDRYDLALPKLEEALKLCTQDNLIYRCIEVRNDLAYVTAWLFRLDEAESDAREGLAQARQRGQWDQERMLLETLGSISRNAADVTLAHAYLEEALLMAGGRSSARNIHQNFAHLAIQSLELDEARAELDQALALDRLTMHGIAALADVARTRRAPGDEQMVRAVLESEPTYTAGQRAFVKFLRGRFFLEVDPTAGRELLNQAITEAMNAEAAARAEDWTDITAQHARAYSFTSLIFDDARRGDFGSALTRFGTERGFSPPDRCVLGLTEDTERSLLVARGANGQLVKDYSPLRTARFPMDMEGVVPPDMLKALEACDSVDVLARPPLQGRARLLPATMAWRYRTQGTARQPPAGKRAHLVVNDVRYDERRNETPLKWIARIASDEDGKVLSGMDATPSRVLAEMSAAAEIDLATHGKVALGSRVTYLLLAPGLDGTDTLFEERIRKLKLPNAPLVILAACEAAQGTAALHEPGSLPNAFMAAGARGVVAATLSIPDEDSSEFFGRVRDRVRSGVALSIAVRDERLEWQQRSGDTDWVNGILVFE, from the coding sequence GTGTACCGCGATCTGGGACTTCCGTTGCTGGCGATGCAGGACTTGGCGTTATTGGAGCAACACGAGACGGATCCGGGCTGGCTTCGCGAGGCACGCGAGCGGAGGGACCGGCTAGCAGGCGTGTTGGCGCGCAAGGCACGGTGGGATGCGGCAGACCGGGCGGGAGACGCGCTCGTGAAGAATGTACCAGGAGCCGTAGAGGGGGCTCTGGAATACGCTGACATGCCGATGATGCGGCGTGACTTTTATCACGCGATCCGGACCCGGACTTCCCGCAGCGAAGTGCTAGCCCTCAAGCCATTGGCAGAGGCGCTGGATCGGGGCTCAGGGCAGATTTCCGTGCTCGCGAACTATGTCCAAGAGGTCTCAAGTCATGATTTTTCCCGGCGTGCGCCCCTGGCCCAGGACTATGGGCAGTTGCTGACCCAGAAGATGAGTGACGCCGATAAGGACGCCCTGCTCCAAAACTTCCTAGGCTCAGGTGAGGGGGATATCGCCTTGGGGGCGCTGCTGCTCGTCGACAGACCGCCAGACTCGGAATACGTGAGCGAGCTGATCAACCGCGCCATTGCGAGCAAGGATCCCTGGTTCAAGGTCCTCGCGCTTCAGAAGACGGCGAAACGTCTCTGGCAGAAGGACAGGTACGATCTCGCGCTTCCGAAACTGGAAGAGGCACTTAAGCTCTGTACACAAGATAACCTCATCTATCGCTGCATTGAGGTGCGCAACGATCTGGCGTATGTGACGGCTTGGCTCTTCAGGTTGGACGAGGCCGAAAGTGATGCGAGGGAAGGGCTGGCCCAGGCCCGCCAACGGGGACAATGGGACCAGGAGCGCATGCTGCTCGAGACGTTGGGGAGTATCTCACGCAACGCAGCTGATGTTACCCTGGCTCACGCATATCTTGAGGAAGCGCTGCTGATGGCGGGGGGGCGCTCCTCCGCTCGAAACATCCACCAGAACTTCGCGCACTTGGCGATCCAGTCACTGGAGTTGGATGAAGCCAGGGCCGAACTCGACCAAGCCTTGGCCCTGGATCGGCTGACAATGCATGGGATTGCCGCACTGGCGGATGTGGCTCGGACGCGCCGCGCCCCAGGAGACGAGCAGATGGTGCGAGCGGTGCTGGAGTCAGAGCCGACGTATACGGCAGGCCAGCGTGCGTTCGTGAAGTTCCTGCGGGGACGATTTTTCCTGGAGGTGGATCCTACGGCCGGTCGAGAACTGCTGAACCAAGCTATCACCGAGGCTATGAATGCCGAGGCGGCAGCACGGGCCGAAGACTGGACGGACATTACGGCGCAGCACGCCAGGGCCTACAGCTTCACGTCACTCATCTTCGACGATGCCCGCCGTGGGGATTTCGGATCGGCCCTGACCCGTTTTGGGACAGAACGGGGTTTCAGTCCTCCGGACCGCTGCGTGCTCGGGCTCACCGAGGACACCGAACGCAGCCTGCTGGTGGCACGTGGTGCGAACGGGCAATTGGTAAAAGACTATTCGCCCCTTCGTACGGCCCGGTTCCCGATGGACATGGAGGGCGTTGTTCCTCCGGACATGTTGAAGGCCCTGGAAGCCTGTGACTCGGTGGATGTGTTGGCTCGCCCACCGCTCCAGGGCAGGGCAAGGCTGCTTCCCGCGACGATGGCATGGCGTTACCGCACGCAGGGAACTGCGCGCCAGCCTCCAGCGGGAAAGCGAGCCCACTTGGTGGTGAACGACGTTCGCTATGATGAGCGGCGCAACGAAACGCCCTTGAAGTGGATTGCGCGTATCGCCTCGGATGAGGACGGGAAGGTGTTGAGTGGGATGGATGCCACCCCGAGCCGCGTTTTGGCGGAGATGTCGGCCGCAGCGGAGATCGATCTGGCGACGCACGGGAAGGTCGCGCTGGGGTCGAGGGTCACGTACCTCCTGCTTGCTCCCGGGTTGGACGGCACGGATACCCTGTTCGAGGAGCGCATCAGGAAATTAAAACTCCCCAATGCGCCGCTGGTCATCCTCGCGGCGTGCGAGGCGGCGCAGGGAACCGCGGCGCTCCATGAGCCTGGCAGTCTTCCTAACGCCTTCATGGCGGCGGGGGCTCGCGGTGTGGTCGCGGCGACCCTCAGCATCCCGGATGAAGACTCATCCGAATTCTTTGGACGCGTGAGGGACCGCGTTCGCTCGGGAGTTGCGCTTAGCATCGCGGTTCGCGATGAGCGGCTGGAATGGCAGCAACGGAGCGGAGACACAGACTGGGTCAACGGCATCCTGGTCTTCGAATAG